Proteins encoded by one window of Aphidius gifuensis isolate YNYX2018 linkage group LG2, ASM1490517v1, whole genome shotgun sequence:
- the LOC122848132 gene encoding 40S ribosomal protein S13-like yields the protein MGRMHAPGKGISQSALPYKRSVPSWLKLSPEDCKDLIFKLAKKGHTPSQIGVILRDSHGIAQTRHRTGNKILRIVKAMGLAPDLPEDVYCLIKKAVAIRKHLERNRKDKDSKFRLILVESRIHRLSRYYKSKGTLAPTWKYESSTASALVA from the exons ATGGGTCGCATGCACGCACCAGG tAAGGGTATTTCCCAATCGGCATTACCATACAAACGATCAGTTCCATCATGGTTGAAACTCAGCCCTGAGGACTGTAAAGATCTTATCTTTAAACTTGCAAAAAAAGGACACACTCCTTCACAAATTg gtGTTATTCTTCGTGATAGCCATGGTATTGCTCAAACTCGTCATCGTACTGGTAACAAAATTTTGAGAATTGTCAAAGCCATGGGTTTGGCACCTGATCTACCAGAGGATGTATATTGTCTTATCAAGAAAGCTGTTGCAATTCGTAAGCATTTGGAACGTAATCGTAAAGACAAAGACTCAAAATTCCGTTTGATTCTCGTTGAATCAAGAATTCATCGTCTTTCAAGATACTACAAGTCTAAAGGTACACTTGCACCAACATGGAAGTACGAAAGTTCAACAGCCAGTGCTCTTGTTGCTTAA